From a single Pochonia chlamydosporia 170 chromosome Unknown PCv3seq00010, whole genome shotgun sequence genomic region:
- a CDS encoding kinesin-II (similar to Pyrenophora tritici-repentis Pt-1C-BFP XP_001933114.1), with product MAMPGLPMNKTQKSTGHTLSWAPAKSAPSSSRRGLRGSSSILPPPTPAPTKLLPEPPQLPSINAVSAAGKAPRKTVNISLFPYPPRGDNRFSSRPHNPLVNEKTRAQKSKKPKELSNLHFSPSTPSLLFVSGEDKAISNQRMSGGLINISSPQQNRRALVQDCYSTSATTHDEFVDGEALFSNSASDNRSSKSDGRGNVIVSVRVRPDSNAGQSNPEGEWMVDERKSLIVYNGKEGGEYIYDNVFTTHDNNARVYNHIARRLVRRVMEGYHGTVFAYGMSGTGKTFSMQGTDASPGIIPLAINDIFSYIRESPSQEFLLRVSYLEIYNERIHDLLSMPSGSSVAKALQQSEIKLREDSKRGVYATPLKEEIVQSPTQMLQVIARGHQARCTASTQFNARSSRSHAVVQIVVESRERIPGCDTGGTDGKHSAVLPSGVRLSTLSLIDLAGSEKTAESKERRHEGAYINKSLLTLGTVISKLSERKDIESKGGDKTNKHLPYRDSKLTRLLQGALSGNSLVSILCTVQIGAAGSAAAVDTQTTETLNTLKFATRAKNGIASHARRAEKAVRAGGGGGARVLLERYRMELSELRKQLDVQKNKKGGKNSEADRDKEKDKKAKKYKANEAVERHKEQMRETQLAKTAFKERTGHLISSKSIGADSNGPSSSLGQYARFSHLFLTRTPVEFSVPSESIVVGVDHSVAAALKEKDAQIADLRARLDDKDRMLAAMWGAARSRDKAHASAATHPAKTMPNIPAPKQTHRRWIMGTDEMKTMLEEVIQDSVETVHVIRGS from the exons atggcaatGCCTGGTTTGCCAATGAACAAAACTCAGAAAAGCACTGGACATACATTATCATGGGCTCCTGCAAAATCTGCGCCGTCCTCGTCGAGGAGAGGCCTCCGAGGGTCATCGAGTATCTTGCCGCCTCCAACTCCCGCCCCAACCAAACTTTTGCCTGAACCACCACAATTACCCAGCATAAATGCGGTAAGCGCAGCAGGCAAGGCTCCTAGGAAGACCGTCAACATCAGCTTGTTTCCATATCCGCCACGAGGCGACAACCGGTTTAGCAGCCGGCCACATAATCCGTTGGTGAACGAAAAGACACGAGCCCAGAAATCGAAGAAACCAAAGGAGCTTTCCAATCTTCACTTTTCACCATCTACTCCGAGTTTGCTGTTCGTTAGCGGAGAGGATAAAGCTATTAGCAACCAGCGAATGTCCGGTGGTCTGATTAACATCTCATCACCGCAACAAAATCGAAGGGCTTTGGTACAGGATTGTTACTCAACATCTGCCACGACACATGATGAATTTGTGGATGGGGAGGCTCTCTTTTCCAACTCAGCGTCCGACAATCGATCATCCAAATCCGATGGTAGAGGTAACGTCATTGTTAGCGTGCGAGTTCGCCCAGACAGCAACGCTGGCCAGTCTAATCCTGAAGGGGAGTGGATGGTCGATGAGCGCAAGTCACTTATTGTGTACAATGGCAAGGAGGGCGGCGAATATATCTATG ACAACGTCTTCACAACGCATGATAACAATGCACGCGTGTATAATCATATAGCACGGCGCCTCGTCCGAAGAGTCATGGAAGGTTATCATGGAACAGTCTTTGCTTACGGTATGTCCGGTACTGGGAAGACATTTTCGATGCAAGGAACAGACGCATCACCAGGCATCATCCCTCTTGCAATTAACGACATCTTCTCATACATTCGCGAAAGTCCTTCCCAAGAATTTTTGCTGCGTGTCAGCTACCTTGAAATTTATAATGAGAGAATTCATGACTTGTTAAGCATGCCGTCGGGCAGCAGTGTTGCTAAAGCTCTGCAACAGAGCGAAATTAAACTTCGCGAAGACAGCAAGCGAGGTGTGTATGCCACACCTTTAAAGGAAGAAATCGTCCAGAGCCCCACCCAAATGCTGCAAGTCATTGCGCGCGGTCACCAGGCAAGATGCACGGCTAGCACACAATTCAACGCCCGCAGTTCTCGAAGTCACGCTGTTGTTCAAATTGTAGTTGAAAGCCGCGAGCGTATACCAGGTTGTGACACTGGCGGAACAGATGGCAAGCATTCTGCTGTTCTCCCGAGTGGTGTTCGTTTGTCTACCCTAAGCTTGATTGATTTGGCAGGCTCTGAAAAGACAGCCGAGTCCAAAGAGCGGAGACATGAAGGGGCCTATATAAATAAGAGCCTTCTCACGCTGGGAACCGTCATCTCAAAGCTCTCTGAGCGGAAAGACATAGAGAGCAAAGGCGGCGACAAAACAAATAAGCATCTGCCATATCGCGATAGCAAACTGACACGTCTCCTTCAAGGGGCTTTATCTGGCAATTCACTGGTGAGTATTCTTTGCACAGTCCAGATTGGAGCAGCTGGGAGCGCAGCGGCAGTGGACACCCAGACGACCGAAACTCTCAACACCTTGAAATTTGCCACCCGAGCCAAGAACGGCATTGCCAGTCACGCCAGGCGGGCAGAAAAAGCTGTCCGTgctggaggcggaggcggcgctAGAGTGCTGCTGGAGCGGTATCGCATGGAGTTATCGGAGCTACGAAAGCAGCTTGACGtccagaagaacaagaagggcGGCAAGAACAGCGAGGCGGATAGGGATaaggagaaggacaagaaggcaaagaagtACAAGGCAAATGAGGCCGTAGAGAGACACAAGGAGCAAATGCGGGAGACGCAGCTTGCAAAGACAGCTTTCAAGGAACGAACTGGTCACCTCATCAGCTCCAAGTCGATTGGTGCCGATTCCAATGGCCCATCAAGCTCACTTGGGCAATACGCTCGATTCTCTCACCTGTTTCTTACACGAACACCTGTTGAATTTTCGGTGCCAAGTGAGAGTATTGTGGTGGGTGTAGATCACAGTGTCGCGGCTGCCTTGAAAGAGAAGGATGCTCAAATTGCTGATCTCCGTGCTCGACTTGACGACAAAGACCGCATGCTTGCCGCTATGTGGGGCGCAGCACGCTCAAGAGACAAGGCTCACGCGTCCGCAGCAACGCATCCAGCCAAAACGATGCCAAATATCCCTGCGCCTAAGCAGACGCATAGGAGGTGGATCATGGGCACcgatgagatgaagacgatgctTGAAGAGGTGATCCAGGACAGCGTCGAGACGGTACACGTCATTCGTGGATCTTGA